The Roseovarius nanhaiticus nucleotide sequence CGAAGCACTCGAGGCATGGAAAATCGCGGCCAATGTCGCTTGATGTGAGATCGGCACGCCAACCTGAAGACTGGCTGAGTTAATGTGACAACACCTTTGTAAGAGCGCAGCCGATCGGGCCGTGGCCTGGAGATAGGTCGGTTTGGACCAGTCGATTCCGATACGCGCCGGTGCAGGTTTGTCCTCGACTTGCGATCCGTCAGGCTTATATTTCCGGCAGATATATCGAGGACACCGGCGTTGGGTAAACAGGTCATCCACATCACGCTTGCGGCCTTGTCGTTGATGGCCTCGCCCCTCGGCGCCGAGGATATCGCTTCATCGGCTTGCCCTTATCACACCTCCGACGAGCCGATCCTTGTCTTTCCTATGGGGTTCGAGCGTTTTCTCGATGGTCCCGATGTGCAAGTCGCTGTGCCCGAGGGATACATTCGGCCTTTCGAGCGCAAGCGCTACGCTCGCGACGGCACCGATGGAGCGGCGCGCCTTTTCGTCGAGATACCTTCACTCGCACCGATGTACCTCGCGGACGGGCCATCCTCCTCCTTCAGGCTCGAGACCTCGGTGCCGCAAGAGGATCGGGGCACCATCCTTCTCGGGCCCGGCGTCCCCCTGGAGGAGCATCTTGCAGCGGTGGTGGGCCCGGATGCAGCCGCGTCGGCCATCAAGACGGGCGATCCGTCAGACGGCAGTTCGGCGACGGATATGCCTGACGGCCTACAAGCCGTTCCCGGAGCGCTCCTTGGCCAGACCCTCGTCGCCGTCGAAGACGGGACGGTGACATTCCTCGCGAACTGTCAAGATGGCCGGGTCCCGATCTGCACGGGTCGCGTTACGCGCGACGTCCTCACAGCGCAGCTCACGTTCCGCCGTCTCCATCTGGATGCATGGCGCGATATACGGCAGCGCACGGACGCCCTTCTACGATGCTTCCTCACCAATCAGCCTTCTCCAGCCCTCGAATAGGACCATCACAATGCCCCTCGCGCTGACCTATCGGATAGCTTCTTTGGAACAGGAGCCGGGTATGCGGAAATCCTTTTGGATTCCGCCAGAAATCTGAACGCTCAGTACGTGTTCGACCTTACCGGCGCGGCTGGCGAGGCTCTGCTGTCGCCGTCTGGAGCGTTTGGAAATTACTCGATCACGCGGACCATCGGAGGAGATACGTCTGTGATCGTCGGGGGCGGCCCGAGCAATGACCGAATTACTTTAACCAGCAGAGGCGATGTCGCGCTCGGCTTTGCTGGCAATGACACCATCACCGGGGGTAGCGGCGACGATCGTATCTATGGCGGTGAGGGTGCGGACGTCCTTACCGGGGGCGGCGGCGCTGACGTTATCGACGGCGGGTCGAATGGGTCGTTTCTCGGCTTCGGGGGCGGCTACGTCTACATCGACAGCCGCGATGGAGACGCCCGCGTTGTGCTCATAGATATCGAGCGTGTCCAAGGGACCGGAGACGGGTCTTACTCCGTTGCCAGTTCTTTCTCCTCGCTACCTAGCCTGCTCAACCTTCGCGCGGCCCCGCTCGAAATCGCAACTGCGACCGCGGAGATTGCCCCGAGGGGCGAGGCGGCCATCGCCGAAGCCTTGCGCGACGGCCGAGCCACAATGGATCTCGACGCAGACGGCTTCTTCGCCTTCACGAACGTGAATGGCGAGGTTTTCCTAACCATTGAGGAGTTCAACTTCGCCGATGCGGGCGTCTTCATTGAGGCCGGGCGGGAAGAAGATGCTACTATAGGCACGGGTGGACGCGACCGCATCTTCGGCGACGATGACGCCGACCTGATCGCTGCCGACGCTGGCGACGACATAGTGTTCGGGCGCGGCGGCGCGGACGAGATCAGCGGCGAGGGCGGGCGCGATCGGTTGTTCGGCCAAGACGGAGATGATCGGCTCTTCGGAGATCGAGGCGAAGACGCGCTTTACGGCGGCAAAGGCAACGACCTGCTCTCGGGCGGAGCGGACGACGATCGGCTCTTTGGGCAGAATGGCGGTGACATCGTCGTCGGTGGGCAAGGCGACGACCGGCTCTACGGCCAAGGCGGTGATGATACCTTGCTCGGAGGCTCTGGCGACGACCGCATTTTCGCAGGGTTGGGAAATGACAGCGTGGCGGGTGGAGCGGGTGACGATCGCATCTTCCTCGGCAGCGGAGACGACGTGCTGGTCTTCGCCAACGGCGGTGGAAGGGACCGAGTCTACGGCCTTGGGCAAGGCGATCAGATCGCCTTCGACATCGAGGGCATCGAGACCTTTACCGATGTACTAGCCTTCGCATCGGGCTCACGAGGGCGAACCGAATTTGAGTTCGACGATGTGACTACGCTCACGGTCTACGGACTCGACGCGCACACCCTTACGGAGGATCAGTTCCTCTTCACCTGACTGATACGACGTCGCCGGTTGCACGCAGTCTGGTTCGCTTGGGCATGGCCTATTGAAGCGGACCTTCGTCGCCGATGCAGCGAAAGCCCGCTCCGTCCGCACACCGGCCTTTGGTGCCTCACGCAGCGAACGTCGGCTTTCGCCTCATGCGAGCTTTATTCCAAAAGCTCGCATAAGTGCCAAAGCTGAAAGCCCAACAAAACATGGGGAAAGTGCAGCATCGCGCAACATCTTACTTCTATCATGCAAGGTTTATAGGTATTATAGTGCTATAACCTCGCAAGGATTTGCCCGTGAAAGCTGCTACCGAGACCGCTTGGAATAACGGCCGCGTGGTCGGTAAAAAACCTCCGCTGATGCCCGACCAGGTATCCCTGATCCGGATGATCCTGCGCCAGGAAAAAGCCTTACGTGATCTGGCGCTGTTCAACACCGCCCTCGATACCAGTTTCCGGGGATCTGACCTGGTACGCCTGCGGGTCTCGGATGTGGCCACCCTGGCAGGGGTGCGCGAAATCGTCGAAATCCGACAAAAGAAAACCGAGACGCGCAATGCGCGTCCGGTCCAGGCGCGCCTGTCCTCCGGGACGCGCGACAGTCTGAGGGCTTATCTTGCCGACTCTGAAAAGCCGCTGCACGGCTGGCTGTTCACGGGGCAGGGGGCACGGTGGGCCGACACCCACCTCAGCGAAAGCCAGCTTTGGCGGCTGTTCCGCTCCTGGCTGGAAAAGGCCCGCCTCGATCCCAGCCTCTACGGCTTGCATTCGCTGCGCCGGACCTTCCCCACCTACATCTACCAGCAGACCGGCAACCTGCGCGCCGCCCAGCTCCTGCTCGGCCATGCCAGCATTGAAAGCACCAAGGAATACATCGGTACCGAACAGGCTGAAGCGCTGGAAATTGCGCGCAAGTATCACCTGTGACGGCCATGCAGACTTATCTTGAGAAACGCCAGCCTGCGCAGAAAATGGCTCGGTTCTACAGGATGGCAGTGATGCCGAACCTGTTCGGCGAATGGACGCTGTACCGCGAATGGGGCCGCATAGGGCAGGGCGGTCAGGTGCGGATGGATTGGTTCGAGGACGAGAACCAGGCCGTTGCGGCTCTGGTCACACTGGAAGCCTC carries:
- a CDS encoding calcium-binding protein is translated as MFDLTGAAGEALLSPSGAFGNYSITRTIGGDTSVIVGGGPSNDRITLTSRGDVALGFAGNDTITGGSGDDRIYGGEGADVLTGGGGADVIDGGSNGSFLGFGGGYVYIDSRDGDARVVLIDIERVQGTGDGSYSVASSFSSLPSLLNLRAAPLEIATATAEIAPRGEAAIAEALRDGRATMDLDADGFFAFTNVNGEVFLTIEEFNFADAGVFIEAGREEDATIGTGGRDRIFGDDDADLIAADAGDDIVFGRGGADEISGEGGRDRLFGQDGDDRLFGDRGEDALYGGKGNDLLSGGADDDRLFGQNGGDIVVGGQGDDRLYGQGGDDTLLGGSGDDRIFAGLGNDSVAGGAGDDRIFLGSGDDVLVFANGGGRDRVYGLGQGDQIAFDIEGIETFTDVLAFASGSRGRTEFEFDDVTTLTVYGLDAHTLTEDQFLFT
- a CDS encoding tyrosine-type recombinase/integrase; the encoded protein is MKAATETAWNNGRVVGKKPPLMPDQVSLIRMILRQEKALRDLALFNTALDTSFRGSDLVRLRVSDVATLAGVREIVEIRQKKTETRNARPVQARLSSGTRDSLRAYLADSEKPLHGWLFTGQGARWADTHLSESQLWRLFRSWLEKARLDPSLYGLHSLRRTFPTYIYQQTGNLRAAQLLLGHASIESTKEYIGTEQAEALEIARKYHL
- a CDS encoding WGR domain-containing protein; the encoded protein is MQTYLEKRQPAQKMARFYRMAVMPNLFGEWTLYREWGRIGQGGQVRMDWFEDENQAVAALVTLEASKRQRGYWVEPQQLAMFDLTG